One window of Anaerolineales bacterium genomic DNA carries:
- a CDS encoding thiolase domain-containing protein (Catalyzes the synthesis of acetoacetyl coenzyme A from two molecules of acetyl coenzyme A. It can also act as a thiolase, catalyzing the reverse reaction and generating two-carbon units from the four-carbon product of fatty acid oxidation): MRPVYAISGGVSKFAKSRPDKTFQAIIKEAYDYAIQDIGLDFPTFTRIVDGSVASYFSDHFTRQLMAGIMAQDYLGLCPKPGHRVEGGGATGGLCFQEAWKSVASGHMDVCLAYGFETMSHVETWKGNEFIALASDVSFDYPAGGFYSGYYAMMVTRHMKEFGTTVEQMAHVSVKNYINAFHNPYAQKSQRITIQDVRNAPMVAWPLTRLDICVMSDGAAATILCSEEGLKKLEAAGAKVARPLVKVTGIGRGTDAMRMADRPHVDYDFFMENYATELEKSSDETKKYYKKLWEHGTRYPGVHSFRAGRAAGNMAWKHAGIKDPLHELDFIELHDAYTSSEIQTYEDLGLCRYGEGGPFAESGKAFMPNIDYGLKLKDKPVCTVNPSGGLIACGHPVGATGLMQGVFAIWQLQGTIQKHFRDDQLQVKNAKRGAIHSHAGTGTYVTVSVLEREG, encoded by the coding sequence ATGAGACCGGTGTATGCAATTTCAGGCGGGGTGTCGAAATTTGCAAAGTCAAGACCCGATAAGACCTTCCAGGCGATCATCAAGGAGGCGTACGATTACGCGATTCAAGATATCGGATTGGACTTCCCGACCTTTACCCGCATCGTGGACGGCTCGGTCGCTTCGTACTTCTCGGATCATTTCACCCGACAGTTGATGGCTGGCATCATGGCTCAGGACTACCTCGGGCTGTGTCCCAAACCCGGTCATCGCGTGGAGGGCGGCGGCGCGACGGGCGGACTGTGCTTCCAGGAGGCGTGGAAGTCCGTCGCTTCGGGTCACATGGACGTGTGCCTGGCGTACGGCTTCGAGACCATGTCTCATGTGGAGACGTGGAAGGGCAACGAGTTCATCGCCTTAGCCTCCGACGTGTCGTTCGATTATCCCGCCGGGGGTTTTTATTCAGGCTACTACGCCATGATGGTGACGCGGCACATGAAGGAGTTCGGCACGACCGTCGAGCAGATGGCGCACGTCAGCGTGAAGAACTACATCAACGCCTTCCACAATCCGTATGCGCAGAAGAGTCAGCGCATCACCATCCAGGATGTGCGCAACGCGCCGATGGTGGCATGGCCCCTGACGCGGCTCGATATCTGCGTGATGTCCGACGGCGCAGCGGCGACCATTCTCTGCTCGGAGGAAGGGCTGAAAAAACTCGAAGCTGCGGGAGCGAAGGTGGCACGTCCGCTGGTGAAAGTGACAGGCATCGGTCGCGGCACGGACGCGATGCGCATGGCGGACCGTCCGCATGTGGATTATGACTTCTTCATGGAGAATTACGCCACCGAGTTGGAGAAGTCATCGGACGAGACCAAGAAATATTACAAAAAACTCTGGGAGCATGGCACGCGCTATCCGGGAGTCCATTCGTTCCGCGCGGGGCGGGCGGCGGGCAACATGGCGTGGAAGCACGCGGGCATCAAAGATCCGCTGCATGAATTGGACTTCATCGAGTTGCATGACGCGTATACCTCATCTGAAATTCAAACGTATGAAGATCTGGGCTTGTGTCGATATGGGGAGGGAGGTCCGTTCGCGGAATCGGGCAAGGCGTTCATGCCGAATATTGACTACGGCTTGAAGTTGAAAGACAAACCCGTCTGCACTGTGAATCCATCTGGCGGACTAATTGCCTGCGGACATCCCGTCGGCGCGACGGGACTCATGCAGGGAGTCTTTGCCATCTGGCAACTGCAAGGGACGATTCAAAAGCATTTCCGCGACGACCAGTTACAGGTCAAGAATGCGAAGCGGGGCGCGATCCATTCCCATGCGGGGACGGGGACGTATGTCACCGTGTCGGTGTTGGAGAGAGAAGGATAG
- a CDS encoding endonuclease MutS2 has product MDEKSLQVLEYPKIRERLKSFCDFSASMELARALEPTDSYDLAQSRLAETTEARKLFSIQDVSIGAAHDIRPAADLAARSGVLDPQALLDVKSTLISCRELKKTFEKKEGEYPRLCLIAQGLPETHGIVDAISRVLSERGEVLDSASVKLADIRRNLRIAHDRLMSRLQKYVTDSHTSSMLQESIITQRDGRYVIPLRAEFKGRIKAVIHDQSSSGATLFVEPLPIVEANNEIRELQLAERDEEHRILAEVSSIVGEHAVELKYGVENLAALDLAFAKAKYGDTIRASEPLLKEKKEERRKNDNAPLSSLVFRLIQARHPLLDPETVVPIDVDPRDGTRAIVITGPNTGGKTVSLKTVGLLVLMAQSGLHIPAQSGSELPFFKSVYADIGDEQSIEQSLSTFSGHITNIIRILKQIDDRSLVIFDELGSGTDPQEGAAIARAILGHLLEVGCMTLVATHYPELKTFAHSTEGVVNASLEFDIKTLRPTFKLTIGLPGRSNALAIAQKLGLPQTIIESAKAEINPSDLRADKLLDDIRKERNRTSREREKLEKQRAKLESQNADLQKRLEKIEDERRETIAKARAEGELEVAVLKRNIDSLKSQLKKAGQPLTAIKALEEKLGKMEEKVEAPVERRWTTDDGPSSIVHRPLSLGERVTVGTLNAEGVVTALGESDAEVQIGTVRVRAKMSDLIRVGKLQVEGQKLKPESRKSGNVQPSTLNVKPSPGMEVDLRGLMSEDALDKMERYLEQAYLSGLPWVRVIHGKGTGKLRQAVREALKGHTYVKSFEEGGHTEGGEGVTVVKLNAN; this is encoded by the coding sequence ATGGATGAAAAAAGTTTGCAAGTCCTTGAATATCCCAAAATACGCGAACGGCTGAAGTCGTTCTGCGATTTTTCAGCTTCGATGGAATTGGCGCGCGCGCTCGAGCCAACCGATTCCTACGATCTTGCCCAATCCCGCCTTGCGGAGACGACCGAGGCGCGTAAATTATTTTCCATACAGGATGTGAGCATCGGCGCGGCGCACGACATCCGTCCAGCCGCCGACCTTGCCGCCCGCAGCGGTGTCCTCGACCCGCAAGCCCTGCTGGATGTGAAATCGACGCTGATCTCCTGCCGCGAGTTGAAGAAGACTTTCGAGAAGAAGGAGGGCGAATATCCGCGCCTGTGTTTGATCGCGCAGGGATTGCCCGAGACTCACGGCATCGTGGATGCCATTTCGCGCGTGCTCTCCGAACGCGGCGAGGTGTTGGATTCGGCTTCGGTCAAACTGGCGGACATCCGCCGTAATCTACGAATCGCCCACGACCGATTGATGAGCCGCCTGCAAAAATATGTGACCGACTCGCATACATCGTCCATGCTGCAAGAGTCCATCATCACCCAGCGTGACGGACGGTACGTGATCCCACTGCGCGCTGAGTTCAAAGGACGCATCAAAGCCGTCATCCATGACCAATCCTCCAGCGGCGCAACTCTGTTCGTCGAGCCCTTGCCCATAGTGGAAGCGAATAACGAGATCCGCGAATTGCAGCTTGCGGAACGCGACGAAGAGCACAGAATCCTCGCGGAGGTTTCGTCCATCGTCGGGGAACATGCGGTCGAGTTGAAATATGGCGTGGAGAATCTCGCCGCGCTCGACCTGGCGTTTGCGAAAGCGAAGTATGGGGATACGATAAGAGCAAGCGAACCTCTGTTAAAAGAAAAGAAAGAAGAAAGAAGAAAGAATGACAATGCGCCTCTTTCCTCTCTCGTCTTTCGTCTGATTCAAGCCCGTCACCCACTCCTCGACCCCGAAACAGTCGTGCCCATTGATGTCGATCCGCGCGATGGGACAAGGGCAATCGTCATCACCGGTCCGAACACGGGTGGGAAAACTGTTTCGCTCAAAACTGTCGGCTTGCTGGTGTTGATGGCGCAAAGCGGGCTCCACATCCCGGCACAAAGCGGCTCGGAACTTCCGTTCTTCAAGTCGGTGTATGCCGATATCGGCGATGAGCAATCCATCGAGCAGTCGCTTTCCACGTTCAGCGGACACATTACCAACATCATCCGTATTCTCAAACAGATCGATGATCGTTCGCTGGTCATCTTTGATGAACTCGGCTCGGGGACCGACCCGCAAGAAGGCGCGGCGATCGCGCGCGCGATATTGGGTCATTTGCTCGAAGTCGGTTGTATGACCCTCGTCGCCACCCATTACCCGGAGCTGAAAACCTTCGCACATTCGACGGAAGGCGTGGTCAATGCTTCTTTGGAATTCGACATCAAGACGCTTCGCCCGACCTTCAAGTTGACCATCGGTCTCCCGGGCAGATCCAACGCTCTGGCAATCGCCCAGAAACTGGGACTGCCGCAAACCATCATCGAATCGGCAAAGGCGGAGATCAATCCGTCGGATTTACGCGCCGATAAACTGCTTGATGACATCCGCAAGGAACGCAACCGCACCTCACGCGAGCGCGAGAAGTTAGAGAAACAACGCGCCAAACTCGAATCGCAAAACGCGGACTTGCAAAAACGGCTGGAGAAGATCGAAGACGAACGCCGCGAGACCATTGCCAAAGCGCGAGCCGAAGGCGAACTCGAAGTGGCGGTGTTGAAACGCAACATCGACTCGTTGAAGTCTCAGTTGAAGAAAGCAGGTCAGCCATTGACCGCGATCAAAGCGCTCGAAGAGAAGTTGGGGAAGATGGAAGAGAAGGTCGAAGCGCCCGTAGAACGACGATGGACCACGGACGATGGACCATCGTCTATCGTCCATCGTCCATTGTCGCTCGGAGAGCGGGTCACTGTCGGCACGTTGAATGCCGAAGGCGTGGTGACAGCCCTGGGCGAGTCGGATGCGGAGGTCCAGATCGGGACAGTCCGCGTGAGGGCGAAGATGTCGGATTTAATACGAGTTGGCAAGTTGCAGGTTGAAGGTCAAAAGTTAAAACCTGAGAGTAGAAAGTCTGGCAACGTGCAACCTTCAACCTTAAACGTGAAACCCTCCCCCGGCATGGAAGTGGATTTGCGCGGGTTGATGTCTGAAGATGCATTGGATAAGATGGAACGATATCTCGAGCAGGCGTATCTCTCGGGTTTGCCGTGGGTGCGGGTCATTCACGGAAAGGGAACCGGCAAACTACGCCAGGCGGTGCGCGAAGCATTGAAGGGTCACACGTATGTAAAATCTTTTGAAGAAGGCGGGCATACCGAAGGCGGCGAAGGCGTGACGGTGGTGAAGTTGAATGCGAATTAA
- a CDS encoding OB-fold domain-containing protein encodes MAPIQIEQEYKITYLHSYGQDSPWFAALTNKRLLASRDPTGYTYANPRGHDMYSGNETKWIDITNVKAHVHAFTVCYFGSQEFLPECPFVLALIEFEGVDTLLLTRLMGVDPDAPSLDWIGMEVSPRFLRNSKLKPTDVYFVPVE; translated from the coding sequence ATGGCGCCGATCCAGATCGAGCAGGAATATAAGATCACGTACCTGCATTCTTACGGACAGGACAGCCCGTGGTTCGCGGCGTTGACGAATAAACGACTGCTCGCTTCGCGCGACCCAACCGGATACACCTACGCCAACCCGCGCGGACATGACATGTATTCTGGCAATGAGACAAAGTGGATAGACATCACGAACGTCAAGGCGCATGTGCATGCCTTTACCGTCTGTTACTTTGGCTCGCAGGAGTTTTTGCCGGAATGTCCATTCGTGCTGGCGTTGATCGAGTTCGAGGGCGTGGACACGTTACTGCTCACGCGCCTGATGGGCGTTGACCCCGATGCCCCGTCGCTGGATTGGATCGGGATGGAGGTCAGTCCGCGGTTTTTGCGCAATTCCAAGTTGAAGCCGACGGATGTGTATTTTGTGCCTGTCGAATAA
- a CDS encoding glucose 1-dehydrogenase, with product MRLKDKVAIITGATSGIGKATALRFAEEGADLVVTGRRVRLGKAVEAECRSKGVRCVFVEADHSKVEDCQRVVEAALKEFNRIDILFNNAGIVTKGTAETTSEEVWKETFDVNVTAVWRMSRLALPHMKKQGGGVIVNNGSDWSVVAGRDAFPYIMSKGAVGMMTKAMALDFARDGIRVNAVCPGDTFVDRWMEKGYFEGSDPVTLEEAIKESSAYIPMGRFGKPEEIASAVLFLASDESSFVTGHLLLVDGGNTAQ from the coding sequence ATGAGACTCAAAGACAAAGTTGCCATCATCACCGGAGCGACATCCGGCATTGGCAAGGCAACGGCATTACGGTTCGCCGAGGAAGGCGCGGACCTGGTGGTCACGGGGCGGCGAGTCAGACTGGGGAAAGCTGTCGAAGCGGAATGCAGGTCGAAGGGAGTCCGATGCGTTTTTGTAGAGGCGGATCACTCAAAGGTGGAAGACTGCCAGAGAGTCGTCGAAGCCGCGCTTAAGGAATTCAATCGCATCGATATTTTGTTCAACAATGCGGGCATCGTAACGAAGGGAACGGCAGAGACGACGAGCGAGGAAGTATGGAAGGAAACTTTCGACGTCAATGTGACAGCCGTTTGGCGCATGAGCAGATTGGCGCTGCCGCACATGAAAAAGCAGGGCGGCGGGGTGATCGTCAATAACGGTTCGGATTGGTCGGTGGTGGCGGGCAGGGATGCGTTCCCGTACATCATGAGCAAAGGCGCGGTGGGGATGATGACAAAGGCGATGGCGCTCGATTTTGCGCGGGATGGGATTCGCGTAAATGCGGTCTGCCCCGGCGATACGTTCGTGGACCGTTGGATGGAGAAAGGATATTTCGAAGGATCGGACCCTGTGACGCTGGAAGAGGCGATCAAAGAGTCGAGCGCTTATATCCCAATGGGACGGTTCGGAAAACCCGAAGAGATCGCAAGTGCGGTTCTGTTTCTAGCTTCGGATGAGTCTTCGTTCGTGACAGGCCATCTTCTGTTGGTGGATGGCGGCAATACGGCGCAGTGA
- a CDS encoding serine/threonine protein kinase, with protein MENLLPGQMLGSYRIISQIGEGGMATVYKAYQASMDRNVAIKVLPNHLANNKEFAGRFQQEARIIANLEHPHILPIFDSGESDGISYLVMRYLEAGTLKEKIESHPLSLNEIDRIFTQLAEALSYAHGRGVIHRDLKPSNALIDSQGNLFLTDFGIAKLLEDTSHFTKTDTVMGTPAYISPEQAQGHPVDRRSDIYSLGIILYEMVTGRVPFMADTPLAVIYKHVNAPLPPPSTIKKDIPPEIEQVILKALAKSPDDRFGSATEFITAWKRALSAGETVQNISTDADKTLRYEDYNKKEKSTPPTAAMQSRDAPKKPARGVWIDLLAGICLIVGIGGLAIFAFNLGALPSPSRNNSADLFEIEIGDEISNGEPDEGAGNIESPGSQDIYTFTAEPGEMIFLRIVQKPETNNNISLFLTDSEEKNIISSCLECGDPGMVALILGGTYTLTVGSYNPENAGVGEYWLQIWEVPPPEEFGIEFGEKITRDQPDVGAGFIESPGARDVYTFDAEAGDDIYFQMNEAILTSGPINWSLIDESGTILFETCLQCGDPGVITMDRGGTYTLTVGGGTEYGTGAYSIVIWNVPAAQTFEIEIGDTVSGTIDSPGAQNLYTFTATAGQTVAFAIHSAPQTRYSIQWRLEDADENEFFNTCLSCDDPDTITFEEDGTYTIIVGSDTSPGTGEYEFQIYSP; from the coding sequence ATGGAAAACCTGCTGCCCGGACAAATGCTCGGCTCGTATCGTATCATAAGCCAGATCGGGGAAGGGGGAATGGCGACCGTCTATAAAGCCTATCAAGCATCCATGGATCGTAATGTAGCGATCAAAGTCTTGCCAAATCATCTTGCAAATAATAAAGAATTTGCAGGTCGCTTTCAACAAGAGGCGCGTATCATTGCCAACCTTGAACATCCACATATTTTGCCCATTTTCGACTCAGGGGAAAGCGACGGCATCTCCTATCTCGTTATGCGTTATCTTGAAGCAGGGACTCTCAAGGAGAAGATCGAATCCCACCCTCTCTCGTTGAATGAGATCGACCGTATCTTTACACAATTGGCAGAAGCCCTGAGCTATGCTCACGGTCGTGGGGTGATTCACCGCGACCTGAAACCATCCAATGCCTTGATCGATTCGCAGGGCAATCTTTTTCTCACCGATTTCGGCATTGCAAAACTGCTGGAAGATACCTCTCACTTTACGAAAACAGACACGGTCATGGGTACGCCCGCCTACATCAGCCCGGAGCAGGCGCAAGGTCACCCTGTTGATCGCCGTTCGGATATCTATTCGCTCGGCATCATCCTCTACGAAATGGTGACCGGACGCGTGCCTTTCATGGCAGATACACCATTGGCGGTTATTTATAAACATGTAAATGCCCCCCTGCCTCCACCCTCCACGATCAAAAAAGATATACCACCGGAGATCGAACAGGTTATTCTCAAAGCGCTTGCCAAATCACCTGACGATCGTTTTGGCAGCGCCACTGAATTCATCACCGCATGGAAGCGCGCTCTCAGTGCGGGTGAAACTGTTCAAAATATATCCACTGATGCTGATAAGACGTTGCGGTATGAAGACTATAACAAAAAAGAAAAATCCACACCACCAACCGCGGCAATGCAGAGTAGGGATGCACCCAAAAAACCTGCACGCGGGGTATGGATCGATTTGCTGGCAGGGATCTGTTTGATCGTTGGTATAGGCGGGCTTGCCATATTTGCGTTCAATCTGGGAGCACTCCCATCCCCTAGCAGGAATAACTCTGCAGATTTATTTGAGATCGAAATCGGGGACGAGATATCGAACGGTGAACCAGATGAAGGCGCTGGGAATATCGAGTCGCCCGGCTCACAGGATATCTACACCTTCACCGCAGAACCCGGTGAGATGATCTTTCTAAGGATTGTTCAAAAACCTGAAACCAATAACAATATCAGTCTGTTTCTGACAGACAGTGAAGAAAAAAATATCATTTCAAGTTGTTTGGAATGCGGTGACCCCGGCATGGTGGCTTTAATTCTTGGCGGAACATATACTCTCACAGTTGGAAGTTACAACCCGGAAAATGCAGGGGTTGGTGAATATTGGCTCCAGATCTGGGAAGTGCCACCGCCCGAGGAATTTGGGATCGAATTTGGAGAGAAAATAACAAGGGATCAGCCTGATGTGGGAGCAGGCTTTATTGAAAGCCCCGGCGCACGGGATGTATACACATTCGATGCTGAAGCGGGAGACGACATATATTTCCAGATGAACGAAGCGATCTTGACAAGTGGTCCGATCAATTGGAGTCTCATTGACGAGTCGGGGACGATATTATTCGAGACATGCCTGCAATGTGGTGACCCAGGTGTTATCACCATGGACCGAGGAGGAACATACACGCTCACCGTGGGAGGTGGGACTGAATATGGGACTGGCGCTTATTCCATTGTGATCTGGAATGTCCCCGCAGCTCAAACTTTCGAGATCGAAATCGGAGATACCGTTTCAGGCACAATCGATTCACCAGGCGCACAAAACCTTTACACATTTACCGCAACTGCCGGGCAAACTGTGGCGTTTGCCATACATAGCGCACCCCAAACGAGATACTCGATCCAATGGCGGCTTGAAGATGCGGATGAAAATGAATTTTTCAACACCTGCCTTTCGTGCGACGACCCGGACACAATAACTTTTGAAGAAGATGGAACATACACCATCATCGTCGGAAGCGATACAAGCCCCGGCACAGGAGAGTATGAGTTCCAGATCTATTCTCCCTAA
- a CDS encoding tetratricopeptide repeat protein codes for MADNAFVKIGTALLKHQVKKLVGEEALGAIGEELADIGGDKLDAWIGDQSTVAEIEKAADSARDLFRGKVNDDEVEQWMVMLPIHDLPAVLSAIEELPSSPDETKLENALRESIALNWKRLSAEQVNNAVAAFMSCLRSALLPIEKQTLTVIGRSVLRTEDKVNQLLRLVEQLQVSSSATRPSSLVTRPGWFFGHRYGDLENFTGREAEMQMLDEWLGNDKENLLVLRALGGFGKSALTWQWFNNRVDKAKWQTAIWWSFYEKESGFESFLAETLAHLGVEVKASARLQVNDLLEAMRGTNILIVLDGFERLLRQYGRMDAALQSDDEDADIDPSQRDCSSPLTETFLRGLSGAGLKSKVLMTTRLCPRVLESADGKLLQACREAPLAAFSPEDAVMYFHNEGIKATRAEILTLCAAYGYHPLSLSLLVGLINADHEKRGDIEAVKNLEIFEDVKARRHHVLERAYDSLAPERRDLLSKMSCFRGSMEYAVLKKVFPSPDLDKSLLDLRQRGLLQYAGETQRYDMHPIVRHYAYDRFTDSERKKTHKDLAFHFIDVMTDVMPMPNTKVKTLEDLAPVIELYHHMVGAGNLDEARVLFRDRLNQETYYQFGAYQLCIELLRALFLDGEDKPPRLKKEIAQGWTLAALGNAYSLNGQPRDALPIMQNSVVLAEKVGDKKNAAIGLGNVAIDQLIIGALSAAERNLRRSIDLCREINDSSKEAHDHILLMQVLAYCGMWNELENELKQALEMSKEQNDIQAQSILYSYSTLRFLLMARESIGSNQLPADSVKSSIESAQRTLELADETAKTKYPHPRDYIRAYWLLGAAYCANWVLTGSTTDELTLAEENLSKALDLCRQINLVDNEANILLDVARLRYAQGDFKDALEKASEALVITERSGYVLQGADVNNFLAKLALVWGEKGIGNSEWGGKEMARKFAEEALKLATCDGPPYYYKVAYEEAERMLEKLK; via the coding sequence ATGGCAGATAACGCATTCGTAAAAATTGGAACGGCGCTCCTAAAACACCAAGTTAAGAAACTGGTGGGTGAAGAGGCTTTGGGCGCCATCGGCGAAGAACTCGCGGACATTGGCGGGGACAAACTCGACGCGTGGATTGGCGACCAATCTACAGTTGCAGAAATCGAAAAAGCCGCGGATAGTGCTCGCGACCTGTTTCGGGGAAAAGTGAATGACGATGAAGTCGAACAATGGATGGTAATGCTGCCCATCCATGATTTGCCTGCTGTTCTTTCTGCCATCGAAGAATTACCGTCATCCCCCGACGAAACCAAACTTGAAAATGCCCTGCGGGAATCCATCGCGCTGAATTGGAAGAGACTTTCGGCTGAGCAAGTGAACAATGCCGTCGCCGCGTTCATGTCTTGTTTGCGAAGCGCATTACTGCCCATCGAAAAACAGACATTGACCGTCATCGGTCGCTCGGTCTTGCGAACGGAAGACAAAGTCAACCAACTTTTGAGATTGGTGGAACAGCTACAAGTTTCGTCGTCCGCCACTCGTCCCTCGTCACTCGTCACTCGCCCCGGCTGGTTTTTCGGTCATCGCTACGGTGACTTGGAGAACTTCACAGGTCGCGAAGCAGAAATGCAAATGCTCGATGAATGGCTGGGTAACGATAAAGAGAATTTGCTCGTGCTTCGCGCTCTTGGCGGATTTGGCAAATCGGCGTTGACGTGGCAATGGTTCAACAACCGCGTGGATAAAGCCAAATGGCAGACGGCAATCTGGTGGTCGTTCTATGAAAAGGAATCGGGGTTTGAGAGTTTTCTCGCGGAGACGCTGGCACATCTTGGCGTGGAGGTCAAGGCGTCGGCGCGGTTGCAGGTCAATGACTTGCTGGAGGCGATGCGCGGGACAAATATCCTGATCGTGTTGGACGGCTTCGAGCGGCTGCTGCGTCAATACGGGCGGATGGATGCGGCGCTTCAATCCGACGATGAGGATGCGGACATTGACCCATCCCAGCGCGATTGCTCGTCCCCGCTGACGGAAACCTTCCTGCGCGGGCTGAGCGGCGCGGGGCTGAAGTCCAAAGTCTTGATGACCACGCGCCTGTGTCCGCGTGTTTTGGAGAGCGCCGACGGCAAACTGCTTCAAGCCTGCCGCGAGGCGCCGCTCGCCGCCTTCTCGCCCGAGGACGCAGTGATGTACTTCCACAACGAAGGGATAAAAGCCACGCGCGCGGAGATCCTCACGCTGTGCGCCGCATACGGCTATCACCCGTTGAGTTTGAGCCTGCTGGTCGGTTTGATCAACGCAGACCATGAGAAGCGCGGCGACATCGAGGCGGTAAAGAATCTGGAAATCTTCGAGGATGTGAAAGCCAGACGACATCACGTGTTGGAACGCGCCTACGACAGTTTAGCCCCCGAGCGCAGGGACTTGCTGAGCAAGATGTCCTGCTTTCGCGGTTCGATGGAATACGCCGTGCTGAAAAAGGTATTCCCCAGCCCCGATCTGGACAAGTCCCTGCTCGACCTGCGCCAGCGCGGACTGCTGCAATACGCGGGCGAGACGCAGCGCTACGACATGCACCCGATCGTGCGGCATTATGCCTACGATCGTTTTACTGACTCGGAACGCAAAAAAACTCACAAGGATCTTGCGTTTCACTTTATTGACGTGATGACTGACGTTATGCCCATGCCCAACACAAAGGTGAAAACGCTGGAAGACCTTGCGCCCGTCATCGAACTGTATCACCACATGGTTGGGGCGGGGAATTTGGATGAGGCAAGAGTTTTATTCCGTGACCGTTTGAACCAAGAAACTTATTATCAATTTGGCGCATATCAACTTTGCATTGAACTTTTACGCGCTTTATTTCTTGACGGTGAGGATAAGCCGCCGCGTCTGAAAAAAGAGATTGCCCAAGGATGGACACTTGCTGCTCTCGGCAATGCTTACTCGTTGAACGGACAACCACGCGATGCTCTGCCCATTATGCAAAATTCTGTTGTGTTGGCTGAAAAAGTTGGTGACAAGAAAAATGCAGCCATCGGGCTGGGGAATGTGGCGATAGATCAACTGATCATCGGCGCTCTGAGCGCCGCGGAGCGCAACCTGCGCCGCAGCATTGACTTGTGCCGTGAGATTAACGATTCAAGTAAAGAAGCCCATGACCATATATTACTCATGCAAGTACTTGCATATTGTGGAATGTGGAATGAACTTGAAAACGAATTAAAGCAAGCATTAGAAATGTCCAAAGAACAAAACGATATTCAAGCACAAAGCATTTTATATTCATACAGCACACTGCGTTTCCTGCTTATGGCAAGGGAATCAATTGGCAGTAATCAGTTACCAGCGGACAGTGTAAAGTCGTCAATCGAATCCGCCCAACGCACCCTTGAATTGGCAGATGAAACAGCAAAAACAAAATACCCACATCCCCGTGATTACATTCGCGCTTACTGGCTGCTCGGTGCGGCATATTGCGCCAATTGGGTTTTGACAGGCTCAACCACCGACGAATTGACTCTGGCAGAAGAAAACCTGTCTAAAGCACTCGATCTCTGTCGGCAAATCAATTTGGTTGATAATGAAGCCAACATCCTGCTCGATGTGGCGCGGTTACGCTATGCCCAGGGTGATTTCAAAGACGCGCTGGAAAAAGCGTCCGAGGCGCTGGTGATCACGGAGCGGAGCGGGTATGTCTTGCAGGGGGCGGATGTGAATAATTTCCTGGCTAAATTGGCGTTGGTGTGGGGAGAAAAGGGGATAGGGAATAGTGAATGGGGAGGGAAGGAAATGGCGAGGAAATTTGCAGAAGAGGCGCTAAAGCTGGCGACGTGCGACGGTCCGCCGTATTATTACAAGGTGGCGTATGAGGAGGCGGAGAGGATGTTGGAGAAATTGAAATAA